The Flavobacterium marginilacus genome window below encodes:
- a CDS encoding DUF4286 family protein, whose product MIIYNVTTNIHESVHDQWMIWMQHKHIPEMLACGKFSSARLVRVLVEEEMGGVTYSVQYETDSKETLAKYYQEDAPKLREEGQKLFGDKMLTFRTELQVISDH is encoded by the coding sequence ATGATTATATACAACGTTACCACAAACATACATGAAAGCGTTCATGATCAATGGATGATCTGGATGCAGCACAAACATATTCCCGAAATGCTGGCTTGCGGAAAATTTAGTTCAGCTCGTTTAGTCCGAGTTTTGGTTGAGGAGGAAATGGGCGGTGTTACTTATTCTGTTCAGTATGAAACGGACAGTAAGGAAACATTAGCAAAATACTATCAGGAAGATGCTCCAAAATTAAGAGAGGAAGGACAAAAATTGTTTGGCGACAAAATGCTGACTTTTAGAACTGAATTGCAAGTGATTTCAGATCATTAA
- the rsmA gene encoding 16S rRNA (adenine(1518)-N(6)/adenine(1519)-N(6))-dimethyltransferase RsmA — translation MEKVTAKKHLGQHFLKDESVAKDIADTLNLEGYEDVLEIGPGMGVLTKYLLEKPINTYVIEIDTESVEYLGVHYDKLKDRIISKDFLKYDINEVFAGKQFAIIGNFPYNISTQIVFKTLEYRNQIPEFAGMFQKEVAERICEKKGTKAYGILSVLAQAFYDTEYLFTVDENVFNPPPKVKSGVMRMRRKEDFSLPCGEKLFFTVVKTAFQQRRKTLRNSLKTLNLSDSLREDEVFNLRPEQLDYKEFIALTQKIEADGGV, via the coding sequence ATGGAAAAAGTAACAGCCAAAAAGCACCTCGGACAGCATTTCTTAAAAGATGAAAGCGTAGCGAAAGACATCGCTGACACCCTGAATTTAGAAGGGTATGAAGATGTACTGGAAATAGGACCCGGAATGGGAGTACTGACCAAGTATCTGCTGGAAAAACCAATCAATACATATGTTATCGAAATTGACACTGAATCGGTTGAATATCTGGGTGTTCATTATGATAAATTGAAGGACAGAATCATTTCAAAAGATTTCCTCAAATACGATATCAATGAAGTTTTCGCTGGGAAACAATTTGCTATCATTGGAAATTTCCCGTATAATATTTCGACGCAGATTGTTTTCAAAACATTGGAATATCGCAATCAGATTCCTGAATTTGCCGGAATGTTCCAAAAAGAAGTAGCAGAACGCATCTGTGAGAAAAAAGGAACCAAAGCTTATGGAATCCTGTCCGTTTTGGCACAGGCGTTTTATGATACCGAGTATCTGTTTACCGTAGACGAAAATGTATTCAATCCGCCACCCAAGGTAAAATCGGGAGTGATGCGTATGCGAAGGAAAGAAGATTTTAGTCTGCCTTGTGGCGAAAAATTGTTTTTCACGGTTGTAAAAACGGCTTTTCAGCAGCGCAGAAAGACCTTGCGGAACAGTTTAAAAACCTTAAATTTGTCCGATAGTTTGAGAGAAGACGAAGTTTTTAATCTTCGTCCCGAGCAATTGGATTACAAAGAATTTATAGCATTGACCCAAAAAATAGAAGCCGATGGAGGAGTTTAA